In Desulfobulbus oralis, one DNA window encodes the following:
- the pssA gene encoding CDP-diacylglycerol--serine O-phosphatidyltransferase encodes MYHTQKRAHTRLFILPCMLTISSLFCGFYAMVAAINGHFQAAAASIMVAGLFDGLDGRVARLTRSTSPFGMELDSLCDIVSFGVAPALLAYLWALTPFGRYGWLAGFLYLAATALRLARFNVQASSEVATDGNFTGLPCPAAAAMIASAVLFTTVVLKNSDPVRHIMLLFLVYLLSYLMISTHRYPSFKHVRIPREKRFQVLAGLILLLMLLATEPPITLCVSFLLYMLSGPVLDGWRLLQKHDKIPWKFGRKPGGKTGMS; translated from the coding sequence ATGTATCATACCCAGAAGCGGGCGCACACCCGCCTTTTCATCCTCCCCTGCATGCTGACCATCAGCAGCCTGTTTTGCGGCTTCTATGCCATGGTCGCAGCCATCAACGGTCATTTTCAGGCCGCAGCCGCCTCTATCATGGTAGCCGGACTCTTCGATGGGCTGGACGGCCGGGTGGCCCGCCTGACTCGTTCCACCTCGCCCTTTGGCATGGAGCTGGATTCCCTCTGCGACATTGTCTCCTTCGGCGTGGCCCCGGCTTTACTGGCCTATCTCTGGGCGCTCACGCCCTTTGGCCGCTACGGCTGGCTGGCCGGCTTCCTGTATCTGGCCGCCACCGCCCTGCGACTGGCGCGCTTCAACGTGCAGGCCTCAAGTGAAGTCGCAACGGATGGCAACTTCACCGGTCTGCCCTGTCCGGCCGCGGCCGCCATGATCGCCTCGGCCGTGCTGTTCACCACGGTCGTGCTCAAGAACAGCGACCCGGTACGGCACATCATGCTGCTGTTCCTGGTTTACCTGCTCTCCTACCTGATGATCTCGACCCATCGCTACCCGAGCTTCAAGCATGTGCGCATCCCGCGGGAAAAGCGCTTCCAGGTATTGGCCGGCCTGATTCTCCTCCTGATGCTGCTGGCCACCGAGCCCCCCATTACCCTCTGCGTGAGCTTCCTGCTCTACATGCTGAGCGGCCCGGTGCTGGACGGCTGGCGCCTGCTCCAGAAGCACGATAAAATTCCCTGGAAATTCGGCAGGAAGCCGGGCGGCAAAACGGGCATGTCCTGA
- a CDS encoding phosphatidylserine decarboxylase family protein, producing the protein MQSEQIPVARESVPFLGLGALSTLVLALLGYSVPALICLAASGFVLYFFRDPVRVLPEGENTIVSPADGRIIRVEEVADNRFLHGQALKVSIFMNLFNVHVNRIPYAGTVEAVRLQAGRFYAADRIKAELHNEYCALLMGTQDGGRYAVVQVAGLVARRIVCRAETGDQLRAGQRYGLIRFGSRLDLYLPPATAIAVQIGDRVRAGESLLGHWPVQAGPAATTS; encoded by the coding sequence ATGCAAAGCGAACAGATCCCTGTGGCACGGGAAAGCGTGCCCTTTCTGGGTTTGGGGGCCCTGAGCACCCTGGTCCTGGCCCTCTTGGGCTACAGCGTGCCGGCTCTCATCTGTCTGGCGGCAAGCGGCTTTGTGCTCTACTTTTTCCGCGATCCGGTGCGGGTGCTGCCCGAGGGCGAAAACACGATTGTTTCGCCGGCTGACGGCAGGATCATCAGGGTGGAGGAGGTGGCGGACAACCGCTTTCTCCATGGGCAGGCGCTCAAGGTCTCCATCTTCATGAACCTGTTCAACGTCCACGTGAACCGCATACCCTATGCCGGCACGGTGGAGGCGGTGCGGCTGCAGGCCGGGCGTTTTTATGCGGCCGACAGGATCAAGGCCGAACTGCACAACGAATACTGCGCCCTGCTCATGGGCACGCAGGACGGCGGCCGCTATGCCGTGGTGCAGGTGGCCGGGCTGGTGGCGCGCCGCATTGTCTGCCGGGCCGAAACAGGCGACCAGCTCAGGGCGGGCCAGCGCTACGGCCTGATCCGCTTCGGCTCCCGGCTCGACCTGTATCTGCCGCCTGCCACCGCGATTGCCGTGCAGATCGGCGACCGGGTTCGCGCCGGCGAAAGCCTCCTTGGTCACTGGCCGGTTCAGGCTGGTCCGGCCGCAACAACATCCTGA
- the ilvN gene encoding acetolactate synthase small subunit, whose amino-acid sequence MKHTLSILMRNRPGALSRVTGLFSGRNFNIESLCVAETMDPEFSCLTLVTTGDAAIVEQITKQLHKLIDVVTLSDTSEGEYVERELVLIRVRADGQTRAEVLRVIDIFRGKVVDVSPSTYTLEITGQESKISAVLDILRPLGIKEVIRTGKIASKRTPKK is encoded by the coding sequence ATGAAGCACACCCTCTCCATCCTCATGCGCAACAGACCCGGCGCCCTTTCCCGGGTGACCGGCCTGTTCTCGGGCCGCAACTTCAATATCGAAAGTCTCTGCGTGGCCGAAACCATGGACCCGGAGTTTTCCTGCCTGACACTCGTGACCACGGGCGATGCCGCGATTGTGGAGCAGATCACCAAGCAGCTCCACAAGCTGATCGACGTGGTGACCCTGAGCGACACCAGCGAGGGCGAGTATGTGGAACGCGAGCTGGTACTCATCCGGGTCAGGGCGGACGGCCAGACCAGGGCAGAGGTTCTCCGCGTGATCGACATCTTCCGCGGCAAGGTCGTGGACGTCAGCCCCAGTACCTACACCCTGGAGATCACCGGCCAGGAGTCCAAGATCAGCGCCGTGCTCGATATCCTCCGCCCCCTGGGCATCAAGGAGGTCATCCGTACCGGAAAGATCGCCAGCAAACGAACGCCAAAAAAATAA
- the ilvB gene encoding biosynthetic-type acetolactate synthase large subunit, with the protein MGKITGSEAIIRCLQEEGVELMFGYPGAAIIDLLDALYKSPIRQVRARHEQGAVHAADGYARATGKTGVALLTSGPGATNGVTAIATAYCDSIPLVVLTGQVPRQLIGNDAFQEVDIVGITRPCTKHNYLVNSTADLVPTLREAFYLAASGRPGPVLVDLPKDIIAAHNIEYPEKTPIKMPTYQPHTIPHPRQVDRLCQALLKARRPVLYVGGGVVLSGASPELTRLAHRLGIPVAMTLMGLGGFPGTDELSLGMLGMHGSYAANMAVAKSDLLIAVGARFDDRVTGRLDTFAPEARIVHIDLDPSSISKNVTVDIPIVADCTLALSAINRWLDGKGDGGEHAVQEQLAPWRRQIADWQAAHPLAYTDQDEVIKPQYVIEKLQELTKGEAIIATEVGQHQMWTAQFHHFKHPRHLITSGGLGTMGFGLPAAIGAQLAFPGKTVIDIAGDGSIQMNIQELATAKENGAPVKIAILNNHYLGMVRQWQELFYKRHYAATVMEFEPDFVALAQAYQACGLRATTRAEVEPVIREALATDNVVVMDFIINREENVFPMVPAGKATTEMLLV; encoded by the coding sequence ATGGGCAAAATCACAGGATCTGAAGCCATTATTCGGTGTTTGCAGGAAGAGGGCGTGGAACTCATGTTCGGCTACCCCGGCGCAGCCATCATCGACCTGCTGGACGCACTCTACAAAAGCCCCATCCGTCAGGTACGGGCGCGTCACGAGCAGGGTGCGGTGCACGCGGCAGACGGCTATGCCCGCGCCACCGGCAAGACCGGCGTGGCGCTGCTGACCTCCGGCCCAGGCGCCACCAACGGCGTCACGGCCATTGCCACCGCCTACTGCGACTCCATCCCCCTGGTGGTCCTGACCGGCCAGGTGCCACGGCAGCTGATCGGCAACGACGCCTTTCAGGAAGTGGACATCGTGGGCATCACCCGTCCCTGCACCAAGCACAACTACCTCGTCAATTCAACAGCCGATCTCGTGCCCACTCTCCGGGAGGCCTTCTACCTCGCCGCCTCCGGACGCCCGGGCCCGGTGCTGGTCGATCTGCCCAAGGACATCATCGCAGCCCACAACATCGAGTACCCGGAAAAAACCCCCATCAAAATGCCGACCTACCAGCCCCATACCATCCCGCACCCAAGGCAGGTCGACAGGCTCTGCCAGGCCCTCCTCAAGGCCAGAAGACCGGTGCTCTATGTGGGCGGCGGCGTCGTGCTCTCCGGCGCCAGCCCCGAACTGACCAGACTGGCCCACCGGCTGGGCATCCCCGTGGCCATGACCCTCATGGGCCTGGGCGGCTTCCCCGGCACCGACGAGCTCTCCCTGGGCATGCTCGGCATGCACGGCAGCTATGCCGCCAACATGGCGGTTGCCAAAAGCGATCTGCTCATTGCCGTGGGTGCCCGCTTCGACGACCGGGTCACCGGCAGGCTGGACACCTTTGCGCCTGAGGCCAGAATCGTGCACATCGATCTGGATCCCAGCTCGATCAGCAAGAACGTGACGGTCGACATCCCCATCGTGGCCGACTGCACCCTGGCCCTCTCCGCCATAAACCGCTGGCTCGACGGCAAGGGCGATGGCGGGGAACACGCCGTGCAGGAGCAGCTGGCCCCGTGGCGGCGGCAGATCGCCGACTGGCAGGCGGCGCATCCCCTTGCCTATACGGATCAGGACGAGGTCATCAAGCCCCAGTACGTCATCGAAAAACTGCAGGAGCTGACCAAAGGCGAGGCCATCATCGCCACCGAAGTGGGCCAGCACCAGATGTGGACGGCCCAGTTCCACCACTTCAAGCACCCGCGTCACCTCATCACCTCCGGCGGCCTCGGCACCATGGGCTTCGGTCTGCCGGCAGCCATCGGCGCGCAGTTGGCCTTTCCCGGGAAAACGGTCATCGACATTGCAGGCGACGGCTCCATCCAGATGAACATTCAGGAGCTGGCCACGGCCAAGGAAAACGGCGCTCCGGTCAAAATCGCCATCCTCAACAACCACTACCTCGGCATGGTGCGCCAGTGGCAGGAACTTTTCTACAAGCGCCACTACGCGGCCACGGTCATGGAGTTTGAACCGGATTTCGTCGCCCTCGCGCAGGCCTATCAGGCCTGCGGCCTGCGCGCCACCACCAGGGCGGAAGTCGAGCCGGTGATCAGGGAGGCCCTGGCCACCGACAACGTGGTGGTCATGGACTTCATCATCAACCGGGAGGAAAACGTCTTCCCCATGGTTCCGGCCGGCAAGGCCACCACCGAAATGCTCCTGGTCTGA
- the ilvN gene encoding acetolactate synthase small subunit, whose amino-acid sequence MKHTLSILMRNRPGALSRVTGLFSGRNFNIESLCVAETMDPEFSCLTLVTTGDAAIVEQITKQLHKLIDVVTLSDTSEGEYVERELVLIRVRADGQTRAEVLRVIDIFRGKVVDVSPSTYTLEITGQESKISAVLDILRPLGIKEVIRTGKIASKRTPKK is encoded by the coding sequence ATGAAGCACACCCTCTCCATCCTCATGCGCAACAGACCCGGCGCCCTTTCCCGGGTGACCGGCCTGTTCTCGGGCCGCAACTTCAATATCGAAAGTCTCTGCGTGGCCGAAACCATGGACCCGGAGTTTTCCTGCCTGACACTCGTGACCACGGGCGATGCCGCGATTGTGGAGCAGATCACCAAGCAGCTCCACAAGCTGATCGACGTGGTGACCCTGAGCGACACCAGCGAGGGCGAGTATGTGGAACGCGAGCTGGTACTCATCCGGGTCAGGGCGGACGGCCAGACCAGGGCAGAGGTTCTCCGCGTGATCGACATCTTCCGCGGCAAGGTCGTGGACGTCAGCCCCAGTACCTACACCCTGGAGATCACCGGCCAGGAGTCCAAGATCAGCGCCGTGCTCGATATCCTCCGCCCCCTGGGCATCAAGGAGGTCATCCGTACCGGAAAGATCGCCAGCAAACGAACGCCAAAAAAATGA
- the ilvB gene encoding biosynthetic-type acetolactate synthase large subunit: MTTFTGAQAIIQCLQEEGVELVFGYPGGAVLDLYDELMKSPIRHIRVRHEQGAVHAADGYARATGKTGVALLTSGPGATNGVTAIATAYCDSIPLVVLTGQVARQLIGNDAFQEVDIVGITRPCTKHNYLVNSTADLVPTLREAFYLAASGRPGPVLVDLPKDIIAAHNIEYPEKTPIKMPTYQPHTIPHPRQVDRLCQALLKARRPVLYVGGGVVLSGASPELTRLAHRLGIPVAMTLMGLGGFPGTDELSLGMLGMHGSYAANMAVAKSDLLIAVGARFDDRVTGRLDTFAPEARIVHIDLDPSSISKNVTVDIPIVADCTLALSAINRWLDGKGDGGEHAVQEQLAPWRRQIADWQAAHPLAYTDQDEVIKPQYVIEKLQELTKGEAIIATEVGQHQMWTAQFHHFKHPRHLITSGGLGTMGFGLPAAIGAQLAFPGKTVIDIAGDGSIQMNIQELATAKENGAPVKIAILNNHYLGMVRQWQELFYKRHYAATVMEFEPDFVALAQAYQACGLRATTRAEVEPVIREALATDNVVVMDFIINREENVFPMVPAGKATTEMLLV, translated from the coding sequence ATGACTACATTCACAGGAGCCCAGGCCATCATCCAATGCTTGCAGGAAGAGGGCGTGGAACTCGTCTTCGGCTATCCTGGGGGCGCGGTGCTCGATCTGTACGACGAGCTGATGAAAAGCCCCATCCGCCATATCCGCGTACGTCACGAGCAGGGTGCGGTGCATGCGGCAGACGGCTATGCCCGCGCCACCGGCAAGACCGGCGTGGCGCTGCTGACCTCCGGCCCAGGCGCCACCAACGGCGTCACGGCCATTGCCACCGCCTACTGCGACTCCATCCCCCTGGTGGTCCTGACCGGCCAGGTCGCCCGGCAGTTGATCGGCAACGACGCCTTTCAGGAAGTGGACATCGTGGGCATCACCCGTCCCTGCACCAAGCACAACTACCTCGTCAATTCAACAGCCGATCTCGTGCCCACTCTCCGGGAGGCCTTCTACCTCGCCGCCTCCGGACGCCCGGGCCCGGTGCTGGTCGATCTGCCCAAGGACATCATCGCAGCCCACAACATCGAGTACCCGGAAAAAACCCCCATCAAAATGCCGACCTACCAGCCCCATACCATCCCGCACCCAAGGCAGGTCGACAGGCTCTGCCAGGCCCTCCTCAAGGCCAGAAGACCGGTGCTCTATGTGGGCGGCGGCGTCGTGCTCTCCGGCGCCAGCCCCGAACTGACCAGACTGGCCCACCGGCTGGGCATCCCCGTGGCCATGACCCTCATGGGCCTGGGCGGCTTCCCCGGCACCGACGAGCTCTCCCTGGGCATGCTCGGCATGCACGGCAGCTATGCCGCCAACATGGCGGTTGCCAAAAGCGATCTGCTCATTGCCGTGGGTGCCCGCTTCGACGACCGGGTCACCGGCAGGCTGGACACCTTTGCGCCTGAGGCCAGAATCGTGCACATCGATCTGGATCCCAGCTCGATCAGCAAGAACGTGACGGTCGACATCCCCATCGTGGCCGACTGCACCCTGGCCCTCTCCGCCATAAACCGCTGGCTCGACGGCAAGGGCGATGGCGGGGAACACGCCGTGCAGGAGCAGCTGGCCCCGTGGCGGCGGCAGATCGCCGACTGGCAGGCGGCGCATCCCCTTGCCTATACGGATCAGGACGAGGTCATCAAGCCCCAGTACGTCATCGAAAAACTGCAGGAGCTGACCAAAGGCGAGGCCATCATCGCCACCGAAGTGGGCCAGCACCAGATGTGGACGGCCCAGTTCCACCACTTCAAGCACCCGCGTCACCTCATCACCTCCGGCGGCCTCGGCACCATGGGCTTCGGTCTGCCGGCAGCCATCGGCGCGCAGTTGGCCTTTCCCGGGAAAACGGTCATCGACATTGCAGGCGACGGCTCCATCCAGATGAACATTCAGGAGCTGGCCACGGCCAAGGAAAACGGCGCTCCGGTCAAAATCGCCATCCTCAACAACCACTACCTCGGCATGGTGCGCCAGTGGCAGGAACTTTTCTACAAGCGCCACTACGCGGCCACGGTCATGGAGTTTGAACCGGATTTCGTCGCCCTCGCGCAGGCCTATCAGGCCTGCGGCCTGCGCGCCACCACCAGGGCGGAAGTCGAGCCGGTGATCAGGGAGGCCCTGGCCACCGACAACGTGGTGGTCATGGACTTCATCATCAACCGGGAGGAAAACGTCTTCCCCATGGTTCCGGCCGGCAAGGCCACCACCGAAATGCTCCTGGTCTGA
- the pnuC gene encoding nicotinamide riboside transporter PnuC translates to MGQALRTYLQFELRGWKAIEVAWLGVATAVILGLSLRWRDDPLSLSAGLSGVWCAILAGKGKRSAFLVGAVNVFCYAWVAFRAGYYGGVILNLLCYLPMHCTGWFAWRRHMNAVSAEVVKRRLPPGQALALYGLTALAVLLYGFLLQMLGGRLPYVDALGTVVSLTAQVLLIRRLSEQWLLWIFADLVMIFMWALHVARAGENVATLGMWIVYLLNALFMYRRWNREARD, encoded by the coding sequence ATGGGGCAGGCCCTGCGGACCTATCTGCAATTCGAACTCAGGGGCTGGAAGGCGATCGAGGTGGCCTGGCTGGGCGTCGCGACGGCCGTGATTCTGGGCCTGTCGCTGCGCTGGCGGGACGATCCGCTCAGCCTGAGCGCCGGCCTGAGCGGGGTCTGGTGCGCGATTCTGGCCGGCAAGGGCAAGCGTTCCGCTTTCCTTGTCGGCGCCGTCAACGTGTTCTGCTATGCCTGGGTCGCGTTTCGGGCCGGATACTACGGCGGGGTCATCCTCAACCTGCTTTGCTACCTGCCCATGCATTGCACTGGCTGGTTCGCGTGGCGGCGGCACATGAATGCGGTCAGCGCCGAGGTCGTCAAGCGCCGGCTGCCGCCCGGGCAGGCTTTGGCGCTTTACGGCCTGACCGCTCTGGCCGTTCTGCTGTACGGCTTTCTGCTGCAGATGCTGGGCGGCCGGCTGCCCTATGTGGACGCCCTGGGCACGGTGGTCTCGCTCACCGCGCAGGTGCTTCTGATCCGCCGCCTGAGCGAGCAGTGGCTGTTGTGGATTTTTGCGGATCTGGTCATGATCTTCATGTGGGCCCTGCACGTTGCCCGGGCTGGGGAGAACGTCGCCACCCTGGGCATGTGGATAGTGTATCTGTTGAATGCCCTCTTCATGTACCGGCGCTGGAACCGGGAAGCCAGAGACTGA
- a CDS encoding sigma-54-dependent transcriptional regulator, whose protein sequence is MPSTILIIDDEAAIRSSLAGILEDEGFLPLAAASAEEGLHMLDERDVSLVLLDIWMPGMDGLEALRQIKSRFDLPVIMISGHGSIETAVEATKNGAYDFIEKPLSYDKVVLSINKGLQFDRLTRENLLLREKGQGIARITGESQAIGLLREDIVRVAPTGASVLILGEHGTGKELVAQTIHRLSPRAGMPMVEVNCAAIPEELIESELFGHVKGAFTGAVETRKGKFDQADGSSLLLDEIGDMSLKSQAKVLRILQEHRFERVGGAKTIEVDVRILAATNKRLDEEIEHGTFRPDLYYRLNVVPIKVPRLADRKEDIPLLVMDFVEQFRCKGIRPKAFMPAALAMMQQHDWPGNVRELKNLVERLLIMSDGNEVGEAEVALFLGRSGAKTPPPTPPAVPDYVRLPFREARQHFERDYLAARLQANEGNVSKTAEQIGMERSHLHRKLKALGIGMK, encoded by the coding sequence ATGCCCAGCACCATTCTGATTATCGACGATGAAGCCGCCATCCGCAGCTCCCTGGCCGGCATCCTGGAAGACGAAGGTTTTCTGCCTCTTGCCGCCGCCAGCGCGGAAGAGGGCCTGCACATGCTGGACGAGCGGGATGTCAGCCTGGTGCTGCTCGACATCTGGATGCCGGGCATGGACGGCCTGGAGGCCCTCAGGCAGATCAAAAGCCGCTTCGACCTGCCGGTTATCATGATCTCCGGCCACGGCAGCATCGAAACCGCGGTCGAAGCCACAAAAAACGGGGCCTACGACTTCATCGAAAAGCCGCTCTCCTACGACAAGGTCGTCCTGTCCATCAACAAGGGCCTGCAGTTTGACCGCCTCACCAGGGAAAACCTGCTGCTCAGGGAAAAGGGCCAGGGCATCGCGCGCATCACCGGCGAGAGTCAGGCCATTGGGCTGTTGCGCGAGGATATTGTACGGGTCGCGCCTACCGGCGCCTCGGTGTTGATCCTGGGCGAGCACGGCACGGGCAAGGAACTGGTCGCCCAGACCATTCATCGCCTGTCGCCGCGGGCCGGCATGCCAATGGTGGAGGTCAACTGCGCGGCCATTCCCGAAGAGCTGATCGAGTCCGAGCTTTTTGGCCATGTGAAGGGGGCCTTTACCGGTGCGGTGGAGACCCGGAAGGGCAAGTTCGACCAGGCCGACGGTTCGTCGCTGCTGCTGGATGAAATCGGCGATATGAGCCTGAAGAGTCAGGCCAAGGTGCTGCGCATTCTGCAGGAGCACCGCTTCGAACGGGTCGGCGGGGCCAAGACCATCGAGGTGGATGTGCGCATTCTCGCTGCCACCAACAAGCGACTGGACGAAGAAATCGAGCACGGCACCTTTCGGCCCGATCTGTACTACCGCCTGAACGTGGTGCCCATCAAGGTGCCCAGGCTGGCCGACCGGAAAGAAGATATCCCGCTTTTGGTCATGGATTTTGTCGAGCAGTTCCGCTGCAAGGGGATACGGCCCAAGGCATTCATGCCGGCTGCCCTGGCCATGATGCAGCAGCACGACTGGCCCGGCAATGTGCGGGAATTGAAAAACCTGGTCGAAAGACTGCTCATCATGAGCGACGGCAACGAGGTGGGAGAGGCGGAGGTGGCGCTCTTTCTGGGGCGGAGCGGCGCAAAAACGCCGCCGCCCACGCCGCCGGCCGTCCCGGACTACGTGCGGCTGCCCTTCCGCGAGGCGCGCCAGCATTTCGAGCGGGACTACCTGGCGGCGCGGCTGCAGGCCAACGAGGGCAATGTCTCCAAAACCGCGGAGCAGATCGGCATGGAGCGCAGCCATCTGCACCGCAAGCTGAAGGCCCTGGGCATCGGCATGAAATAG
- a CDS encoding ATP-binding cassette domain-containing protein — METPKKPLLSLRGLKAQTAASSLAIDHLEVCAGEAWGILGETGAGMELLARILAGDLAPVRAGACVLPRELGLVSFAGQQERFERELKNDDTDFLNRPDPGTPAGRLLAGKQTHRELVRLLRLEHVLDRGYRYLSSGEAMKIAILAELSRGVQLLALEHPFDGLDPASCRELARSLSRLHDGGLTLLFLLSDIADLPHWCTHLALLQDGLIHFTGPADVIRILMGGSGGRRQALFRAGTAALRGTDSQAGADEPLIALRNGFARYGEVAVFSGLSLSIRPGEHTLITGPNGCGKSTLVQLITGDHPLCYQNDLCIFGRRRGGGETIWDVKRHMGIVSNDLHRCHRINGNALAVVISGLFDSIGLYQRPTSEQRVLGRSWLEWLGLADKAALPFRRLSYGEQRLVLLARALIKKPRLLVLDEPTEGLDKANRRALLDFLEQTAAEQLSTILYISHRQDEHRPFFRQHLEFRPGDDAVPFRLLHR, encoded by the coding sequence ATGGAGACACCGAAAAAACCGCTGCTCAGCCTGCGCGGCCTGAAGGCACAGACTGCGGCGAGTTCGCTTGCGATCGACCATCTGGAGGTGTGCGCCGGCGAGGCCTGGGGCATCCTGGGCGAGACCGGCGCGGGGATGGAGCTGCTAGCGCGTATCCTGGCAGGCGACCTCGCGCCGGTGCGCGCGGGTGCATGCGTGCTGCCACGGGAGCTGGGCCTGGTCAGCTTTGCCGGACAGCAGGAGCGCTTCGAGCGTGAGCTGAAAAACGACGACACCGACTTCCTCAACCGGCCCGACCCCGGCACCCCGGCCGGTCGCCTGCTCGCCGGGAAGCAGACCCATCGGGAGCTGGTGCGCCTGCTGCGTCTGGAGCATGTTCTGGACCGTGGTTACCGCTACCTGAGCAGCGGCGAGGCCATGAAGATCGCCATCCTGGCCGAGCTTTCCCGAGGCGTGCAACTGCTCGCTCTGGAGCATCCCTTTGACGGGCTCGATCCGGCCAGTTGCCGGGAACTCGCACGCAGTCTGTCGCGCCTGCACGACGGCGGGCTGACCCTGCTTTTTCTGTTGAGCGACATTGCCGACCTGCCCCACTGGTGCACGCATCTGGCGCTGTTACAGGATGGGCTGATTCACTTCACCGGTCCGGCCGACGTCATCCGGATACTGATGGGCGGCAGCGGGGGCCGCAGGCAGGCGCTGTTTCGGGCGGGCACGGCCGCGCTCAGGGGGACGGACAGCCAGGCCGGTGCGGACGAGCCGCTGATTGCGCTCAGAAACGGCTTTGCCCGCTACGGTGAGGTGGCGGTTTTCAGCGGGCTGAGCCTGAGCATCCGTCCGGGCGAGCACACCCTCATCACCGGGCCGAACGGCTGCGGCAAATCCACCCTGGTGCAGCTCATCACCGGCGACCATCCGCTCTGCTACCAAAACGACCTTTGCATTTTCGGCCGGCGCCGGGGCGGCGGCGAAACCATCTGGGACGTGAAACGCCACATGGGCATTGTGAGCAATGACCTGCACCGTTGCCACCGGATTAACGGCAATGCGCTTGCCGTGGTGATTTCCGGCCTGTTCGACTCCATCGGCCTGTACCAGCGGCCCACGAGCGAACAGCGGGTTCTGGGGCGCTCCTGGCTGGAGTGGCTGGGCCTGGCCGACAAGGCGGCCTTGCCCTTCCGCCGCCTGAGCTACGGCGAACAGCGGCTCGTGCTGCTGGCCCGGGCCCTCATCAAGAAACCCCGCCTGCTCGTGCTGGACGAACCCACCGAGGGCCTGGACAAGGCCAACCGCAGGGCGCTGCTGGATTTTCTGGAGCAGACAGCCGCAGAACAGTTGAGCACCATCCTCTACATCAGCCACCGGCAGGACGAGCACCGTCCATTCTTCCGCCAGCATCTGGAATTCCGGCCCGGGGACGATGCCGTACCCTTTCGGCTGCTGCACAGGTGA
- a CDS encoding calcium/sodium antiporter → MLPATLALICGLILLVISARYFVDGSAACARHLGMPPLLVGMVVVGFGTSAPEMAVSILAALQGDPGIALGNAYGSNICNIGLILGLTALIRPIAVQQGALKHELPILLAITGLAAWQARDGSLSRIDGLTLLIVFAILMFVSIRQGLRSRQMPAAPEPGPSGAQPEPIAALSLPRALLYVLAGLLVLVASSRLLVWGAVTIAGHFGVSDLIIGLSIVAVGTSLPELASSLVAASKGEDELALGNILGSNLFNTLAVVGLAAGISPMQTEPAILLRDIPVMAVLTAALFLLGWAPKDRAGRINRLEGALLLAVYVAYTLTLLKSAGAF, encoded by the coding sequence ATGCTGCCTGCCACCCTGGCTCTGATCTGCGGTCTGATTCTTCTGGTCATAAGCGCCCGCTACTTCGTGGACGGCTCCGCCGCCTGCGCCCGGCACCTGGGCATGCCGCCGCTTTTGGTCGGCATGGTGGTGGTGGGCTTCGGTACCTCGGCCCCGGAAATGGCCGTGTCGATTCTGGCCGCACTCCAGGGCGATCCGGGCATTGCCCTGGGCAATGCCTATGGCTCCAACATCTGCAACATCGGGCTGATCCTGGGGCTGACCGCGCTCATCCGGCCCATTGCCGTGCAGCAGGGGGCGCTGAAGCACGAGCTGCCCATTCTGCTGGCCATTACCGGTCTGGCCGCATGGCAGGCCCGGGACGGCAGCCTGAGCCGGATCGACGGCCTGACGCTCCTCATCGTGTTCGCCATCCTCATGTTTGTCAGCATCCGGCAGGGTCTGCGCAGCCGCCAGATGCCGGCCGCGCCGGAACCCGGGCCATCCGGAGCGCAGCCGGAACCTATCGCTGCCCTGTCGCTGCCCAGGGCCCTGCTGTACGTGCTGGCCGGCCTCCTGGTCCTGGTGGCGAGTTCAAGGCTTCTGGTCTGGGGCGCGGTGACGATTGCCGGGCATTTCGGCGTGAGCGACCTCATCATCGGGCTGAGCATCGTGGCCGTGGGCACTTCGCTGCCGGAGCTGGCCTCTTCCCTGGTGGCGGCCAGCAAGGGCGAAGACGAGCTGGCCCTGGGCAATATTCTGGGCTCCAACCTCTTCAACACCCTGGCCGTGGTGGGTCTGGCCGCGGGCATCAGCCCCATGCAGACAGAGCCTGCAATCCTCCTCCGGGACATCCCGGTCATGGCCGTCCTGACCGCAGCGCTCTTCCTGCTGGGCTGGGCGCCGAAGGATCGGGCGGGCCGCATCAATCGCCTGGAAGGCGCGCTCTTACTGGCAGTGTATGTGGCCTACACCCTCACGCTCCTGAAAAGCGCGGGCGCATTCTGA